The window agagccttgtttacaaaacggaacgcagcagtacaccagcgtAATATGATTGACGTTTTTAACCATATCCTTTTCCCATTTggccagtgtgtgaattaagcagaaggtgtcaggttccaattcatcctcaatttacaagagtttccccttttcacatcggatggtaaaattatattctgcgacgtttgcagcaagaggtgagtgaaacttgttttatatttccccataacgaattattatcaatttaacaaaatcaacacggtgttttaaataatgcatattaagatacgtaaaactgcagctgcctaaaaatacttTAGAGCCTATtcgagagtctgttttaggcagttaaaataacattttagcacctaaaaatccgagatctagtaatcactatatcaacaaacacaaacaccagtccccgagccagaagaattaattagacgtgattataatcacccatccggccggcaatcgaatctgggaccttctgaatcgaaggcctcaacgctgaccattcagccaaggattcggacaaaacaaaatcatcattgagtttcattatttctatcggtattaacattcaactttcgtcaccagtaagcatacagtgtgtagaaataccgccaaccgacgtgttcatgtgaggttgaattgcagcgcctctagcggcaaatatagcatccacacggcggacagctatgagtggctattgggcaggccttgtgttccttgtaggctaagctcgaTACGACTTATTATTCTCTTTGTGATAGTCTTGTAGACCGCGTGCGCAGGAATTCATTGGCAGGGCTCTAATTGGATGTGTTTACAGATTCTAACTTCCAATCACGGCCCTATTTTTCAAACGCGGAGGGAGTGGTAAACGGTTTAAGTTTCTGGTGAGGTTGGATTTCTTTTATGAGTTAAAATATTATTACGTATCTATCCTTGGGTGAAATGTCGttgacacagcccataagcatcagcaagcaagcaacaaGCCTATCTATCCTTCGGCCAATATATTTCGACGATGGCTTCCAAAGAAGATTCCTCACATGAAGAAGACGATAAGCACTTTATCCCAGTTATCATACATGATTCTGGAACGGGACCTCTGTACAAAAAAGGAAGGTTTCTTGGGAAGGTAAATGTTTTTATTTCTTGTGTGGatattttgttatttaagaaaCAGGAAATTACTTATCTGAGTGTAATTGTTGATATAATGTTCGAAATAAGTGTTAACGTTGGAATTATGGTGTAGGTAAGATATTTGACATAATGTTTCTTTTCCTTTATTATTTACAGGGAGATTTTGCGAAATATTACGAAGTTACTGAAGTTGAAACGGGCAATATTTACGCCTGCAAGATTATTTCAAAGAAAATAATTAGCGGAAACCAAAAAGACACAATTGTCCAAGGAATTTCAATCCATCGCAGTCTTAATCATAAGCATGTGGTGGGATTTAACAGTTTTTTCGATGATGTCCACAACATTTACATAATTTTAGAACTTTGCCGAAGGAGAGTAAGTAGTTTCATTCCCAGAATTAAATGGCATATAAATGAGTTTAGTTTTGCACTTATTGTTTATAATTTTGTTTCAGTCTCTACTGGAATTACATAAACGCCGACAAGCCTTATCAGAACCTGAAGTCGGGTATTATCTGACACAAATTTTGCTGGGTGTAgattatttgcacaagaagaataTCATTCACAGAAATCTGATACTTGAAAATCTCTTCCTTAATGACGAATTACAAGTCAAAATTGGAGGCTTTGGTTTTGCAGCAGGAGTTGAATACCAGGGCAAGTGTGAAGAGTATGTATACCAATCCATAATTTTCCAGTGTGTAAGATTTATTTAAATACATTAATCTAGTTACTGTGCACCTGATGTGAATGTGGTACGGTATGTTTCATCATAATTTATCATAacacaattttgatttttaagGTTACCTATATTTGTATTTTCAGATTGACTATGTAGTATTTATTGTTACGAAAattttattatctttattattatttagtcgcctcttacgacaggcaagggataccttggctgttattctaccacccccacttttacttgcgcgtagtaccactatgtaaggtacaaaaataggtttgtgattagtagcgacagtgtgtggctcatgatgcattttacaatacctgtgattcgtacccctatatgagcaacaccatgggttgaGCGACagtatggttctgccttgcctatgcttagtacccactatgtgacgaacaccatgggatagtgtggatccctgtgcttaGTCCACTTATgtaaggaacgccataggtttgggTTACCTGTaaatcactttacaaaggtaagattaagtgtatcctcctaattcaaaacatcatataattccatcattagatggggtaatcaaattcagacatgttttggctcgtttgagccatcttcagtgaaaaaaacatgtttgaattcgattactccatctaatgatggaattatatgatgtttTGAATTAGagggatacacttaattttacctttgtaaagtgaaaaccgtcaatacggaatgatttccAATATAATATAATTGCCTGTAAATAGTACTGCAGTGTGTGAATttcactacctgtgagtagtaccataatgtgtggaatactaggagtctacgctacttttgattagtaccgcatcatgacaaataccgtggttctattttcctagcgataagtaccattatgaggggccgatgacccggattttggacccgttttgactgtatcattgattagtattgtgctttagaagcagtcctttggtcagtaatactattttatgctagtttctgggaatgtggggcattgcgggtcggatcaactgattgttttaacttcatatcaaaccattcattcttcatcctcacgttttcgaatctggtcagtggaggattagggatttttaaattgtcataacatttcgtctcatttcgtaccattaggggccaatgacctagatgttaggcccccttaaacaagcatcatcatcatcatcatcatcatcatcatcatatttaaaaAGGACAGTGTGTAGAGGAGTGCATGCCATAAAACTACAGTTGAAGCCATGTGTTTCTTTTATTACAGCAATGTTGTTGTAAGGACAGATCATGTTAATGACATGTATTAGCTCTTTAATATCATGTTCCAGGTATATCTTGCTATTTGGTAAACCACCATTTGAGGCTACGACTCCAGAGGAGTTACATTCTCGGATCAAGAGGTGCCAGTACGGACTGCCATGTGGAACCATGGTCTCCAATCGTGCCGTCAAACTTATTCGGGATATTTTACAGCCTGAACCCAAACTTCGGCCAAAGGTGGAGGATATTCTCCATTCGGAGTTCCTGTCTGGTAACCACATTATTACAGCTTTTTATTAGTTCTCAGCTTACATAGATCGAGCCTGGATTTGCATCCACAAGTGACTACTCAAGTAGACATACTGTACAAATAAATGCATAAAGTATGTATGCACCATAATGTGAAAATGTATTTCAGTTGGTTAATGCTAGATTTTACTTGAATTAATGCTGCTACAGAGTATTAGATGAGATTATAGTCCCATTTTATTACAAAAAATAAGTTTTTTAAGTTAACAAGAGGAGTTCCAAAGTTTGGTAATTTGAGGAGTTCTCCATTTACGTTAGGATTAGCGACATGACAAACTCTTCTCTATCACAACCTGTCTTTAGTGTTGGCGTCAGTCCAAACAAAGCTGTACATTGCTGGACTTTGGTTTCCTGGGTTGTTCTTTACTCCTGTCATCCGCCATACTCCTTATTTGTTTAGAAGGAAGCCTttctttccagtgtcgactcagttaatgtaacttgaaAGGTTCTGTTTGTCAAAAAcacacataacataacataactgcAAAAAGAAAATGCACagtattttccaagaacaaagtTTTGTTCTAGAACTTCTCAGATGGTATCAATCTAAAACTTTAAACCATactgagttggccatgcggttaaggttgTGCAGCTGAagatgaaccccactgtcggcagccgtgaagatggttttcagttgtttgccattttcacaccaggcaaatgccggacctgtaccttaattaaggccacggctgcttctttcccactcctagccctttcctggttAATAGTAAAAAATAAAGGGCTTGGCAGTAAAATATGTTGAAATAGTCAGTTTTTACCCGGGCAGAAACAAAGGAGGTATGGAATATTTCTGGGCCATGTGCAAATGGTTAAAAGAAAAAATTCAAATACTCCATTACGAAAAAGGTTCCATGATCATAAAATTAATTCTGATAATAAGGCTACCACTAACTcgtggaaaagaaaatgttggaGCTCTCTCTTACTGAAGATTTTGACCATGACAAAGGGATAACTCCCAAAATCTTCAGAACAGCCCATAAAACTGCCAAGAAAAATTTACAATTCGGAAGTGACTGTAATAGAAAAGGTACTAATGTCATGTCATCATTTTTACTAACATTTTAGTTACCCATGTTTAAGTGAAACTATTGTAAAGAGTAAGTTAGGTTGTGTTTTGATCTATAGATTGGGTTACATTATGGTACATGTATGTTTTAAGTTAATTTTTAACTAATTTACCGCAACCGGCTACCTGGTAGTATGTGATAGACACAATAGAAACTGTAATTTGCGACTACAGTATTCTGTGTTTGGGATTGGTTGATTTAGTACTggttgaccttttttttttttttttttttttttctttttcagaaatgTACTGTGTATACCagtaattacatttattttaattcGACATGTTCCAGGTTACATTCCCAAGCAGTTGCCGTTGTCGTGCTTGACCATGGCTCCAAGGTTTACTGCAGCTGGAAGTGGACTCTCAAGGAATCCTTTCAGGGAGATAAATAATATAGgtaatatatacagtagaacctcgataattcgaaatcggttaattcaaaatcccacgtaattcgaagaagctctcgttcccggaaatacgagatacagttttgcatgttatttaaattgtttaattcgaaatacagataattcgtaattcgaagtacaatgtcggtcccattaccgaaaaacagacttttaattcgaaactgcctttacattttaaaacaatagtatgttacagggcaatttcaactcgaaatttatccgcgtcataatagaacgcgtgttccggaacgtggaggggtagctttccgcacttacactcacttcggtgggtctacagtgcgtttcatgattgccaagttgaatgaaatcggaattcttttgcaTTCAACCTTttaaaggaacgccgtaatatcacgcaacaggcagtgtgcgggaaaacagaatgcgcgaacgctggcgatgccgacagttgacgaaaaagcatggctcatataataaattcgtaggcactgaacaatactgtaattgccaatgaaactgcattgctttattttaatgcgagcccaaacagtcttatgatttttaaaggagaaagtgtcagccggggaatcgtacaagggttggggatgggggtcattgtagtgcgttgcaattgcaatgcacatggaagcgagaaactttatcccctcgtcatagaaaagttcggtaagctacaatgttttaagggcgtcgggcactttccatgccagtacaaagcatctgaaAATGCAAAGAGTACAGagatccaaaaaataatgcatttgcacaggggaaccagcataatttatcctcgtctttgatttgtgattttttttttcatttgttgcgtgaggttatgttcgtcagtgatttatccaagtgcattatttgaatattgtaaatgcaccttgttggatacattttggaaatagtttttccatggcattggaaaggtttaaactgtgaatcgaggtgattgcatgtattaatgggtcttagaatactttgtgacgcggcaagtgtttacatttctgaagtacgagagacgtgccatggcgggaaatcgtacaaggatagagtcataggaaagtttgattttaagggcatcgggtactttttgtgtaaatacaaggcatctaaaatgcatacagtatagtactccaatgaataaagcacttgcacatgggagccagcatagatttctcctcgtctctgaatcgtgcttttttttttttttttttttttttttctttcgttgcgtgaggttatatttgccagtgagatatgcaagtgtattatatgaatactgtaaatgcacctttttggatacattttggaaacagttcttttttcatggcatttaaaagttgtacactgtgaatcaaggttaaccgcctgcagtaacggg is drawn from Anabrus simplex isolate iqAnaSimp1 chromosome 1, ASM4041472v1, whole genome shotgun sequence and contains these coding sequences:
- the LOC137496962 gene encoding serine/threonine-protein kinase polo-like isoform X1, which produces MASKEDSSHEEDDKHFIPVIIHDSGTGPLYKKGRFLGKGDFAKYYEVTEVETGNIYACKIISKKIISGNQKDTIVQGISIHRSLNHKHVVGFNSFFDDVHNIYIILELCRRRSLLELHKRRQALSEPEVGYYLTQILLGVDYLHKKNIIHRNLILENLFLNDELQVKIGGFGFAAGVEYQGKCEEYILLFGKPPFEATTPEELHSRIKRCQYGLPCGTMVSNRAVKLIRDILQPEPKLRPKVEDILHSEFLSGYIPKQLPLSCLTMAPRFTAAGSGLSRNPFREINNIDYGGASSAASAVKKTAAPGISAVQEELLLNLDKLGNQLLTTLQTNPASKVRTTFGDEATDPAAQPVVWITKVMDYSCKIGFGYQLSDKSVGVFFNDKTKLVLLADFENVHYYTDAGEESYHTMTEFPYALKKKKKKKKMGLLTLFRSFLVKLKPSILLDSVASPSITETVSTIRNHMRTNTQPSRSMLQSCLQ
- the LOC137496962 gene encoding serine/threonine-protein kinase PLK1-like isoform X2; the protein is MASKEDSSHEEDDKHFIPVIIHDSGTGPLYKKGRFLGKGDFAKYYEVTEVETGNIYACKIISKKIISGNQKDTIVQGISIHRSLNHKHVVGFNSFFDDVHNIYIILELCRRRSLLELHKRRQALSEPEVGYYLTQILLGVDYLHKKNIIHRNLILENLFLNDELQVKIGGFGFAAGVEYQGKCEEYILLFGKPPFEATTPEELHSRIKRCQYGLPCGTMVSNRAVKLIRDILQPEPKLRPKVEDILHSEFLSGYIPKQLPLSCLTMAPRFTAAGSGLSRNPFREINNIDEATDPAAQPVVWITKVMDYSCKIGFGYQLSDKSVGVFFNDKTKLVLLADFENVHYYTDAGEESYHTMTEFPYALKKKKKKKKMGLLTLFRSFLVKLKPSILLDSVASPSITETVSTIRNHMRTNTQPSRSMLQSCLQ